The genomic DNA TCGATGGGATTTTCGGACAGTTCCCGCGTTTTGGCGCTGATGATATGAAAGACGTCCCTGATGTTTCTTCCAAGCGCTTCCTGCGCGGTCCAGCCGGTGAGGGTCTCGGCCACCGGATTCATGAGGGTGACCAGGCCTTTGGCATCGGTGGCGATCACGGCGTCTCCGATGGAGTTCAGCATGATGCGGAAGTGCTGGTCACCCGTCCGATCACTATGATCTGCGTCCATGATAAAAACTCCCAAGTGACGGGGATGTTACACCTCAAGGTGAAAAGTTCAAAGTTGAAAGTTCAAAGTTGCGGGTTTAAAGTGGCCACCCTGATTTCTAACCCCAACTTTGAACTTTCAGCTTTGAACTCTCAACTCTCACCACATGATCCTTATGGTGCCTGGCGCAGTCCGGCCTATCGTTCCTTTTCGGCGGCATGGCTTGCCCTGACGATGGCGGGGCAGATCGAGACGGTGGCCGTGGGGATTCATCTCTATTCCCAGACCCAGACGGTGATGGCGTTGGGGTGGCTGGGACTGGTCAAAGCGTTGCCGGTGATGTTGCTGTCGATTACGGGTGGCCAGCTGGCCGACCGGTTCAACCGGCAAAAACTGATTGTTATGACGCAGGCGGCCATGGTGGTGGCAACGGCCGGCCTGACGGGCCTGGCCTGGGGGGAGGCCCCCGTTCACTGGTTTTATCTCTGCATCCTGCTCAGTTCGATCGGACAGGCGCTCGGCGCCCCGGCCCGGTCGGCGATCCTGCCGCAACTGGTCCCGGTGGCGCTCTTCAGCAACGCCCTGGCCTGGAATACGAGTCTCTACCGGGTGGGAACCATGATCGGCCCGGTTCTGGGGGGATTGCTGCTGGGACATCACAACGTGACTCCGCCTGCTCTGGCCCTCGCCTTTCTGCTGCGCGGTGGCGGTCTGCTGGCTATTGCCCGATTGAAGCTGGAAGACCAGGCCCGACAGGCGGTGGACCGGTCGCTAAAGAGTATGCTGGAGGGGATCCGCTTTGTCAGAAATAATAAAGTCATTCTGGCGACGCTCACTTTGGATTTGTTTGCCATGATGGTGGGCGGGGCGACCTATTTGCTCCCGCTCTTTGCGCAGGATATTTTACAGGTGGAGGGGCTGGGACTGGGGTTGTTGCGGGCGGCGGAAGCGCTGGGGGCGATTGTGATGGCCATGGCGATTGCGCATTTGCCGCCGATCCGGAATGCCGGCCGGGCTATGTTGTGGGCGGTGGCGCTGTTTGGGGCCTCCACGATCCTGTTCGGGATCTCGCAGTGGTTCTGGTTGTCGCTGGTGGCCATGTTTCTGATCGGTGCCAGTGATAATATCAGTGTCATTGTCCGGCACACGCTGGTGCAGGTCTTGACCCCCGATCACATGCGGGGGCGGGTATCGGCCGTCAATAGTGTGTTCATTGTGGCGTCAGATGATTTGGGCGGTTTCGAATCGGGCCTCAGCGCCAGGGCGTTTGATCTGATGACCTCCGGGCTGGGCTGGGCGGCCCC from bacterium includes the following:
- a CDS encoding MFS transporter, whose product is MKVQSCGFKVATLISNPNFELSALNSQLSPHDPYGAWRSPAYRSFSAAWLALTMAGQIETVAVGIHLYSQTQTVMALGWLGLVKALPVMLLSITGGQLADRFNRQKLIVMTQAAMVVATAGLTGLAWGEAPVHWFYLCILLSSIGQALGAPARSAILPQLVPVALFSNALAWNTSLYRVGTMIGPVLGGLLLGHHNVTPPALALAFLLRGGGLLAIARLKLEDQARQAVDRSLKSMLEGIRFVRNNKVILATLTLDLFAMMVGGATYLLPLFAQDILQVEGLGLGLLRAAEALGAIVMAMAIAHLPPIRNAGRAMLWAVALFGASTILFGISQWFWLSLVAMFLIGASDNISVIVRHTLVQVLTPDHMRGRVSAVNSVFIVASDDLGGFESGLSARAFDLMTSGLGWAAPGLSSRMAGAVGSVVFGGLGAVVAVVGCARRWPEVLRLGSLRDIRPAEAVRVQERAVEEDALK